Genomic DNA from Myxococcales bacterium:
TTGAGCAGCACGAGCCGCTCGCCGCCCGCCTGCCGGATGGTCGCGACCGCTTCCTCGATTTCGGCCAGTGATGCCATTCCGGTGGAAAGGATGATCGGCCGGCCGGTCGCGGCGATGCGCCGCAGCAGCGGCAGATCGACCAGTTCGAACGAGGCGATCTTGAAGGCCGGGACGTTCAGGCCGGAGAGAAAATCGACGGCGGTTTCATCGAACGGCGTCGAAAAGAAATCGAGGTCGAGGCGGTCGGCGACTTCCTTGAGCGGCTGGTGCCACTCCCACGGCGTGCTCGCCTCGCCGTAGAGGTCGTACAGCGTGCGGCCGTCCCAGGCCGTGCCGTGAATGCGGAAGGACTCGGCGTCGCTGTCGATGGTCATCGTGTCGGGCGTGTAGGTCTGCAATTTGATCGCGTCGGCGCCGGCTTCCTTGGCGGCGTGCAGCAGCCGTTCGGCGACGGCGAAATCGTGGCCGTGATTGCCGGACATTTCGGCGACGATGTAGGTCGGAAAGCCGGGACCGATCGGCCGCCCGTTGATCGCGAAGGTATCAGCCATCGGAGCCATCCTCGAACTCCTTCTCGGTCAGCAGTTGGAGCCGCAGATAGATTTTTTCGCCGCCGGCCCGCAGGTAGGCGCCCCGATAGGGCGGAAAGGTACGGGCGCGCAACAGGTTGAGCAGATCGCCGGCGCGCACCGTCGCGTCGGGATCGATTTCGTCGAGCCGGTCCAGGTCATGCAAGCGGTGGACGCTGCCGCCCGCCGGTTGCGGCCGGCGCGGCGCCCGGCCGGATTCGAAGAGCGGCCAGACCCGCCGCAGCAAGTCCAGGCCGGCCTGTTCCAGTTTGCGGTACAGCGTTTCGCCGGTGTCGGTCGGCGCGATCGGCACGGCGTCCTGGGCGATGATGTCGCCGGTATCGACACCGGCGTCGAGGTAGTGCAGGGTCACGCCGGCGGGCGTTTGATCGACGAGGCTCCAGACGTTCGGGTTGGCACCGCGATTGTACGGCAGTAAGGCCGGATGCAGATTGATCGCGCCGCGCGGCAAGAGGTCGAGCAGCTCCGGTGGCAGTAGGTAGCCGAAGTACACCGACAGCGCGGCGTCGGCCCGCAACTCCGCGAGCGCCGCCCGGACCGCCGGATCGCGCAGCCGCGAACCGTCGAAAACGCATTCAGGGGGCAAATCCGCCGCCTCCAGAATTTCCACGCGGTAGCGCGCCCGTTCCTCCGGATGGACGACGACGCCGACCACCTCGACGCCCTCGGCGACCAGCCAGGAAAGCGCCTGCCAGCCGGAATAGTTGTTGCCGAAAAACAAAAGGCGCATAGTGCTTCCCGTTTATTCCGCGGCCGCCGCGGCCCGTTCCAGAATGGCGTCGGCGACACGCCGGCTGCCCAGGCCGTCGACCAGATCGGCGGCCTTGACGCTCAGCCCCGAGCGCCACAGCCGATTGCCGAGCAGATCTTCCAGCACCGGGGTCAGTTTGGCCGGCTCGACCTCGTCGCCCAGGCCCAGGCCCACGGCGGCGCCCACTTCCGTCAGCCGGCGATAGATGATCGCCTGGTTGTCCGCCACTTGCAAAAGCGCCATCGGCGTCGCCAGGTGCGCCAGTTCCCAGCAGGTCGAGCCCGCGCCGCTGACCGCCAGGTCGCACCAGAGAAAATGCTCGGCCATGTTGTCGACGGGGCGCAGGGCGACGAGCCGCTGGTTGGGCGCCGGGCGCATCGCGCCTATCGCGTGGTATTGTTCGCGGTTGGGTAGGATGGCGTGGATTTCCAGCGCCTGGCCGCCGGCGATCAAGCCGTCGAGCACCAATTGGGTCAAACCCTTGGGATCGGTGCCGCCGATCGTCACCAGCACCTTCGTGGCCCGCGTCGCAAAACGGCGTTGGCGCGCCTGGTCGCGCAGTTGCAACACGTTGCGGCGGATCAGCGCGTATTCCCGGCCCAAGAGCCGCGTCGTGTCGGGCCGCGTGCGGTAGGTCAGTTCCTCGGCGCCGAAATTCTGGTTGATCAAAACATCCACCGGCAGCGGGCGGGCGGCCTGATCATCCAGCGCCGCGACGACGAAACCGTGCCCGGCCAGTTGCGCGAAATAGTCCGCGTCGGGCAGGTACCAATCCACCACCACGGCCGCCGCTTTCCGGCGTCGGGCGTAGTCGACGAGCCAGGCGGCGTCGTCCGTTTTCGGCTCGTGCCGGGGAATCCGCCGTTGCCGCAATTGTTCGGCCGGCCATTCCAGGCCGTGAAACCGCGAGACGAAATCGACCGGCACGCCGCGCGCCAGAAATTCCTCGGCCAATGCCAGCGAACGCACGAAATGGCCCAGGCCCATCACCGGCGAGGCGTTGCAACGAAAAAGGATCGGTCTTTTCCCGGCCATGATTTCCGTCGGTCGATTGGTTTGTCTGATGGTTTCCAGAATAATCCGTTTCCGGGTGGGTGTCGAATGATTTTCCTTCGGTCGCCGTCCGATAAGGCTTCGCCTGCAACCGTCATTTTCATGGGGCAATAATTTTTTCTTGAAATCGCTCGACAAACCCAATAAAATATCCAACGGCAACCGGGAATCATTCATCCACGAATAAAACTCGTTTCTTTCGATCGAACGCCTTTTTCGGAATGGACGGCTATCGCGGGAAATAGCCGAGGTTTTCATTCTTGTCGCAGGCCGGTGGAGGGGTAACCCATGCAACGGCCAGTTTTGTCCTGCCTTTTCTGCTGCCTGATACTTTGCCTGATCGGCGCTTGTCAGTCGAATGACGAGAGCTCCTCATCCGATGATGAGGATTCTCAGGCCGATGACGACAACGACGACAACGATTCTTCTCCCGGCGATGATGACAACGACGACAATGATAACGACAACGACGACATAGATGACGACGACGATGATGACGACAATGACGATAATGATGACAACGACGATAACGACGACAATGACGACAATGATGACAACGACGACAATGACGACAACGACGACAATGACGACAACGACGACAACGATGACAACGATGACAACGACGACAACGATGACAACGATGACAACGACGACAATGATGACAACGACGACAATGACGACAACGACGACTCGACCGGCGACTTATGGGTCTACGATTTCGAAAGCGATACGCCCGGCGAAGTACCGGGAAGCCCCTGGACCGTCAATTATTACGGCGGGCATTACCTGTACGTCGTTGCCGCGGGCGGCGACCACGGCAATGTGTTGCAGTTGCGCGGTGGCAGCGAAGACACGAATCCTTACGCCGGCATGGCGACGGGCGTCGTCCGCTGGATCAATCCCTCGCCTTTCCAGACCAGCTTCAACCTGGACCTCGACGTCAATTTCGAGACGAATCGCACGAGCCGATTGTTTTTCGAGCGGCAAAACGGCGTCAACCTATACAACGAATGGTCCTACCGGATCACCTCGACCGGCAACCGGGTCGACGTGTTTCTCGCGCGGGCGAACTCACCGGCGGATTGGAGCCGGTGCGGCCGGTTCCCGATCGACGAATGGCACAAAATGACGGTCGCCTTCGACATGAGCGCGCATCAGGCTTCGCTGTGGATCGACGGCCAGGCGACGAGCTGCCTGAACGAGCCGTGGGCGGTCGGCGGCGCCGGCTGGCTGGTCGGCTTCACCATTCACGATTGGGCGAGCCATTACGGCATTGGCAATTACGATAACTTCCGCGCCTATCGGCCGACAGCCGCGGCCGCTCCGCCGGACACCGACGACGATACCATCGCCACGGGTCTGGAATGGATCGACGGCGACAGCGAATACCTGCCGACCGGGCCGCTGGGGCTGGCGATCGACGGCGACGGCCGGCCGCAATTCTCGTTTCAAAAGCAGGATCGCTATCTCTGGCACGAATGTTTCTATCCCAACCTCTATTACATCACGCGGGGGAACGACGAATGGGTCTCGGAGACCTATGACGAAGGGTTCTGCCAGATTTGGACGGATACTTACCTTTATTACTACTACGTCGACGGCCCGGGATACAGCAACGCGTTAGTTCTCGACGGGGACGACGCGGCGTTTTTCGCCTATCACTACGGAGGTTATTCGTTTAACGAAGGATTCCACGGGTTCCCGGATACCACAACCAACAGCGCGGATATGATCTATGCGCCGCCGGACGGCTCGGCGCAGGTTCTGGCCAGCACCTATCTCGCGGTCGAAAGCGATTACCTCGGCCGGTTCGGTTACGCCGATCAAATGGCAATGGACGCCGCGGGGACGATTCATCTGGCCTTCAACAATTACAACGACGATTTCGGCAACGACATTTATTACACGCAGGCGAACCATGAGCTGTTCACGCCGGAGATCGTCGACACCTGTACCTATAACAGCATCTATTACGGCACGAAGCGGCATCTCGATTTGAAGGTCGATTCCACGTTCCACCCCCACCTGATCTATTGTTGCCAAACGGAATTGAAGTACGCGGTCCGGGGTGAGGATGGCTGGTCGATCGAAACCTTGACCGACCAGAACATCTCCGCCTCGCCAGGTTTCAGCCTGGCGATCGATTCGCAGGACCGGCTGCACCTCGTTTTCGACGATGCCGACGGACTGCAACTGGCGATCCGGGACGGCGACACCTGGAAGATCGAGTCGATCGATCCGGACCCCGTTTATGCCGCGAACTATCTGGCTTTGGATGAGACCGGGCACGACGCCGTCTTTTATCATACCAGCGTGATCCGGTACGCGACCAATCGCGACGGTTCATGGGCGATTTATGATCTGGATCTGCCCTGGAGCGTCGATTCGCCGGCCGGCTTGAAATATGACCCCGCGGGATGGATGCATCTGGTCTTCACCGGGACGAAGCGGGTATGGCACGTGGCGTTTGCGCCGGACGATCTGCCGGACTGGTTTGTGCCGGTCGCGCGCTGAGGCTTTGCCAGTCCGCCTCGACGATTTCCTTGATGCGGGCCAGGAAGGTCTTCATTTTGTGTCGGTGTAGGTGTTTGCCGAGCACTTCCCACAAAACGGTGACCAGCCCGCCGACCGGCTTGATGCGCATTTCATGGACGAAATGCGTCCCGCCCCGGCCGTCGGGGGTCAGCCGATAGGCGAAATCCCCGGCCAGCATGCCGCCGATGAACTCCGTGCGGATTTCCCGGCCGGGATCGAGCTTGACGATTTCCATCAGAATCCATGGATCGCTCGGCGCGCGCACGGCCACGCGAATCTGCTTGCCGATCCGGGGTTCTCGTCCGGTGGGAAAGGTGACGTCGACCGACGAGTCCTGCTGCCAGCGGCTGATTTTTTCCTCTTCGATCAGGTAGGGATACAAAAATTCCGGGGGTGCGGCGATGTCGATTTCCAGCCGGTAGGGCTTCAATCCGGCCGGATCGACGGCGCCCCGGGAAACGGCGGGCAAAAGGCACGGCACGAGGCAGAAGACGACGGCCAACAGCAATCTTTTCATTTTTCGCTGATAGCACAAGCGGGCCGATTTCGCTATCACCCGTAAGTGACCGTAACGGGCCGGCCGCCTGTTTACGGCGTCGGCGGCGGATCGGGAACCGTAAACACGACCTCCCAGATGGCGGAACCGTCGTCGATGATCAGGTGTACTTGTTTAGTCGCATCGATGGCGATGGCCACGGGTTGGTTGATGGGCCAACCGGCGTTGGGCGCGACGCGTTCCACTCGGTAGCGCCGCCAGGGACCGCCGGCATTGGTGACGTAATAAGCCTGATCATCCGTGACCAGACCATAATTGAAAGCGAGGTGGACCGCATCGTTTTCGTCCACGGTGATGGCGGTCGTCACATTGTGCGTGTAAACCGTTCCGACCTGGCTGGATTTCCAGGCGCCGGAGCGATTGGTGGCGTAAAAAACGCCTTCCTGCATACTGGAAAAAAAGGCGACATGCGCCTGGCCGGCGGTATCGACGGCCAGCCCGGCGTTTCTGCTCAGCGAGGAAAAGGAGTCGGAAACGGTTTCGATCCGCCATTCGCCGGTGCGATTGGTCGCGTAGTGCAAGGATCCGTCACTGGCGAAAAGCAGATGACTGTTGCCCTCCGCGTCCACCACGAGATTCAACCGACCGTAATTGGTTCCCGAGGTCAAGGTCTCTTGTATCCAATCCGAGCCGGTGGGAGTGGAATAGAAGTGTTGTAAGATGTCGATGGTGTTATCGGCCATCGCCAGGTGAGTCACGTCTTGCGCATCGTAAGCCAGCGAGCAGCCGGTGCCCAGATAACCGCTGTCGGTGACGGTTCTGATGGCCCAGGAGCCCGCCACTTTTTCAATGAGGTTGGTTTCGTACCAATCGGAACGCTCGTAATAAAAACAGATGCCCGGTTGATTATCACCTTTGATGGCCAACCCGTTGCCTTCCAGCGAGAGATAGGACTCGCCGGACAACGCGATCATCTGATCTCCCGACCGACTGGTCTGAAGTGCGGGCGGATCCTGGAGCAGGGTTTCGGCTCGCCAACGGCCCGAATCGTTCGTGGCATACTTCAAATAGCTGAAAGCGCTTAAATTGTTGTCCCGGGCGCCCAAGCCGGTCTGACTGGCATGGCCGTAACCGAAACGGTCGAGGGCGTAATCGGCGGTGACGATATCCCAACTCTCGACCGGATAGCGATCGTTCGTGTCCACATTGGTGGTGTCCAGGCTGTGAGAAATGGGGTTGTAGGAGGTTACAAAGGGAGAGCCGTCGGGAGCGACGGCGATGGAATTGTGATATCCCGAAATACTCCAGCGGGCGATCATGCCGACGGACCAGTCGTCGTCGTCCAAATAGCCGTAAAAGAGTTTGTTGTAGGTGATATAGTCATAATCGTCCGCATAGCCGTAGGCGCCGTTGATTGCCACGTGAAGCCGGCCGTCGGCATCGATCGTCAGGGAATGGTATGGGCCGTACGGATGCCATTCGTAACTCGTGCCGGTCTTGTCCGCCGATTCGAGGAGATAGCCCTCGACGACCGTTTGCGACCGCCACTCGCCGCCGGTGTCGGTCAAATACATGAGCCGGCCGCACGACACTTCATAGCACCAATCCCCGGACCGGTAATAGGTCAGATGGACCCAACCGTCCACGTCAGTCAGCAGCGAAGTGAAATAGTAGATGTCGCCCGAATCGTCCAAGGTGGTCGTCTGCCAATCGCCGCCGGCGTTGGTGGCATAACGCAAATCGCGGTTGGTCTGATCGACGTACGCGATGTGCGCCGCGCCGTCGGGATCCGCCGCGATGGAGGTGTAGGCGCCCACATTTCCTTCGGTATCGACGGTCGCGGTCGTCCAGGATTTGCCGGTACGGACGGCATATTTCAGATCTTGATTGGTGGCATCGTAATAGCTGATGTGGACGTTGCCGTCGGCCGCTACCGCAAGGGCGGCAAAGCGTCCGACGTCGCCGGTATCGTCGACGATTTCGTACTCCCATCCGGCGCCGCTTTGCCGGGCGTATTTCAGCCGCTGATTGGCGGCATCGTAATAAGCCAGATGCAAAACATCGTCGGCATCGATGACCATTCGCGGACTGGCGCAGCCTTGGTCAAGGTATTGGATGTCCCAGTCCACGGTTTCGGTATTTCGATAGAGAACCAGAAAATCGGGATTTTTTATCGCGGCAATGTAAATCACACCTTTGGAGTCGATGACGGTCGATGTCCCGTCCGCCCCGGTGATGCCGCCGAGAATGACCGCGTTTTCTTGCTCGGGGAGCGTTAAATCGTCATCCAATGAAATGGTGTCGTTGTCGTCATTGTCATCGTTGTCGTCATTGTCATCGTTGTCGTCATTGTCGTCGTTGTCATCATTGTCGTCGTTGTCGTCGTTGTTGTCATTGTCGTCATTGTCGTCGTTGTCATCGTTGTCGTCGTTGTCATCATCGTCGTCGTCATCGTCCGCCGTGTCATTATTATCATCGTCGTTATCGTTATCGTTGTCGTCATCGTCGCCTGACTGGTCGTCGTCTTGCACCTGATCTGGACCCGAGTCGTCGTTTTCGTCATCGGTGGCATCGTCATTTGTGTCGCTGTCGCAGCCGATCAACGCCAAGAGGAAAAACAAGGAAAAGCAGGCAAGAAAAACGGGAAGCAACGTTTGGGGAAATTTTTTCATTGATTCCTCGAAAAAGTGCTTCGGTGAAAAATCATCTTAAGTATACTGCAAAAAACATGCCAACGGAAAGGGCGTCCGGAACGGCTAAAAAGCAGGTATTTTCA
This window encodes:
- the pseI gene encoding pseudaminic acid synthase encodes the protein MADTFAINGRPIGPGFPTYIVAEMSGNHGHDFAVAERLLHAAKEAGADAIKLQTYTPDTMTIDSDAESFRIHGTAWDGRTLYDLYGEASTPWEWHQPLKEVADRLDLDFFSTPFDETAVDFLSGLNVPAFKIASFELVDLPLLRRIAATGRPIILSTGMASLAEIEEAVATIRQAGGERLVLLKCTSEYPAPAENMHLRTLVDLQARFDLPVGLSDHTLDVAIPAAAVALGACVIEKHFILSRSQGGPDAGFSLEPYEFRRMVEAVRTIEKALGGVCYGVKGGEAKSLVFRRSLFVVADMKAGEVFSPTNLRVIRPGYGLHPRYLETVLGKQAARDIPRGTPLSWEMIEGA
- a CDS encoding formyl transferase, with protein sequence MRLLFFGNNYSGWQALSWLVAEGVEVVGVVVHPEERARYRVEILEAADLPPECVFDGSRLRDPAVRAALAELRADAALSVYFGYLLPPELLDLLPRGAINLHPALLPYNRGANPNVWSLVDQTPAGVTLHYLDAGVDTGDIIAQDAVPIAPTDTGETLYRKLEQAGLDLLRRVWPLFESGRAPRRPQPAGGSVHRLHDLDRLDEIDPDATVRAGDLLNLLRARTFPPYRGAYLRAGGEKIYLRLQLLTEKEFEDGSDG
- the pseG gene encoding UDP-2,4-diacetamido-2,4,6-trideoxy-beta-L-altropyranose hydrolase, whose amino-acid sequence is MAGKRPILFRCNASPVMGLGHFVRSLALAEEFLARGVPVDFVSRFHGLEWPAEQLRQRRIPRHEPKTDDAAWLVDYARRRKAAAVVVDWYLPDADYFAQLAGHGFVVAALDDQAARPLPVDVLINQNFGAEELTYRTRPDTTRLLGREYALIRRNVLQLRDQARQRRFATRATKVLVTIGGTDPKGLTQLVLDGLIAGGQALEIHAILPNREQYHAIGAMRPAPNQRLVALRPVDNMAEHFLWCDLAVSGAGSTCWELAHLATPMALLQVADNQAIIYRRLTEVGAAVGLGLGDEVEPAKLTPVLEDLLGNRLWRSGLSVKAADLVDGLGSRRVADAILERAAAAAE
- a CDS encoding SRPBCC family protein, which gives rise to MKRLLLAVVFCLVPCLLPAVSRGAVDPAGLKPYRLEIDIAAPPEFLYPYLIEEEKISRWQQDSSVDVTFPTGREPRIGKQIRVAVRAPSDPWILMEIVKLDPGREIRTEFIGGMLAGDFAYRLTPDGRGGTHFVHEMRIKPVGGLVTVLWEVLGKHLHRHKMKTFLARIKEIVEADWQSLSARPAQTSPADRPAQTPRAIPASSR